A genomic segment from Tuwongella immobilis encodes:
- a CDS encoding PKD domain-containing protein, giving the protein MNRWKLSLLCLGMIGLGSTELSAADGWHLPGWTARAEVRIAADPMNADVDTVGVTLFGMGRGRADGADFRVVDSAGKPLPFQLAFHDAARYSILLFQARKTAGNCFVYFGNSSATKPPEMVLVNPKPGSGAPTGGWIPKAGLVLTTWERPRAKSLALETNPETVGELVNLLAGSPRAHGAKLTNNIADGYNPFGASDYYISSYRGWLRIPADGEYRFCTASNEASFSFLNGKDLVHWPGRHTVERGLRGEKNAKVSLTAGLHFVEYYQEETTLDQMAFLGWRKSGDEGPFEPIPDAQWVQPHPGEVVDYRSPNGPLLAFQPVIRDSLWPMQRSEGQYTRVECALVPGVTVPESQTRSWDFGDGQSATGRTAEHVYLTLGNATITLRAAGQEVRYPLDVFEIEHVTSQFREGTPKAYAALVRSYAADRLSEAALRELAHLYLEAEDPKLAATTGTLWIQRFPNAAALDLARMRRLVADATLQSGDGNLDATIANYQAALVPELPAAERLELLARLVRLVGQERQQPQKGIALLAGIEQIARSNRLDDTGRRRLQQALIAVGDLHWEQKQLAEAMVLYRRAESMRGSPIPPQVRAARLGAYPNSLREYAESGNTGAALDLVDQWEEMFPTDKPSGQSTFWRGKLLLQRGQLNEAIRRLNRAVIAGEGAAFETEARWLLGLAREQLGQGDQARREWAALVRLGIVDEFVEKAQAKLQPTPANPRSKPEAP; this is encoded by the coding sequence ATGAATCGATGGAAATTGTCGCTGCTTTGTCTGGGAATGATCGGATTGGGATCAACGGAACTGTCGGCGGCGGATGGCTGGCATTTGCCGGGCTGGACGGCACGGGCGGAAGTGCGGATTGCTGCCGATCCGATGAACGCGGATGTCGATACCGTCGGCGTGACGCTGTTTGGCATGGGCCGGGGGAGAGCGGATGGTGCGGATTTTCGCGTCGTCGATTCGGCGGGCAAGCCGTTGCCGTTTCAACTGGCGTTTCACGATGCCGCGCGATATTCGATTCTGCTATTCCAAGCCCGGAAAACAGCGGGAAATTGCTTCGTCTATTTCGGGAATTCGTCGGCCACGAAGCCGCCGGAAATGGTGCTGGTGAATCCCAAGCCGGGCAGCGGCGCACCGACCGGCGGGTGGATTCCCAAAGCGGGGTTGGTGTTGACCACCTGGGAGCGGCCACGGGCGAAATCGCTGGCCCTGGAAACCAATCCCGAGACGGTCGGCGAGCTGGTCAATCTGCTGGCTGGCAGCCCGCGTGCGCATGGTGCCAAGCTGACAAACAACATTGCCGATGGCTACAATCCGTTCGGCGCATCCGATTACTACATCAGCAGTTATCGCGGTTGGCTCCGCATTCCAGCGGATGGCGAGTACCGCTTCTGCACGGCGTCGAACGAGGCATCGTTTTCGTTTCTGAACGGGAAGGATCTCGTGCATTGGCCGGGCCGACATACGGTCGAGCGAGGTCTGCGCGGCGAGAAAAACGCGAAGGTGTCGCTGACGGCCGGGCTGCACTTTGTGGAATACTATCAGGAAGAAACGACACTGGATCAGATGGCGTTTCTTGGCTGGCGGAAGTCTGGCGATGAGGGGCCATTTGAGCCGATTCCAGATGCGCAGTGGGTGCAACCGCATCCCGGCGAGGTGGTCGACTATCGCTCCCCGAATGGGCCGCTGCTCGCGTTTCAGCCGGTGATTCGGGATTCCCTTTGGCCGATGCAGCGTTCCGAGGGGCAATATACCCGTGTGGAATGCGCGTTGGTGCCGGGCGTGACGGTGCCGGAATCGCAAACACGAAGCTGGGATTTCGGCGATGGGCAATCGGCGACGGGCCGAACGGCGGAGCACGTCTACCTGACATTGGGGAACGCGACGATCACGCTTCGTGCTGCGGGGCAAGAAGTCCGTTATCCGCTGGATGTCTTTGAAATCGAGCATGTCACCTCGCAATTTCGAGAAGGCACCCCAAAGGCGTATGCCGCTCTGGTGCGAAGCTACGCGGCGGATCGTCTGAGCGAGGCCGCGTTGCGGGAGCTGGCCCATCTGTACTTGGAAGCCGAAGATCCGAAGTTGGCTGCGACGACGGGGACGCTCTGGATTCAGCGGTTTCCGAACGCGGCGGCGCTGGATTTGGCCCGCATGCGTCGCTTGGTGGCGGATGCGACCTTGCAGTCGGGCGATGGGAATCTGGATGCCACGATTGCGAATTACCAGGCGGCGCTCGTACCGGAGTTGCCTGCCGCGGAACGGCTGGAGTTGCTGGCCCGATTGGTGCGATTGGTCGGCCAAGAACGTCAGCAGCCGCAAAAAGGGATTGCATTACTGGCGGGAATCGAGCAGATCGCCCGAAGCAATCGACTCGACGACACTGGCCGCCGACGGTTGCAACAAGCGTTGATCGCCGTGGGGGATCTGCACTGGGAACAGAAACAACTCGCCGAGGCGATGGTGCTGTATCGTCGGGCGGAATCGATGCGAGGGTCGCCGATTCCGCCGCAGGTTCGAGCAGCGAGGCTAGGGGCGTATCCGAATTCGCTGCGAGAATATGCCGAATCTGGAAATACCGGGGCGGCGTTGGATCTGGTCGATCAGTGGGAAGAGATGTTCCCGACCGATAAACCTTCGGGGCAAAGCACGTTCTGGCGCGGTAAATTGCTGCTGCAACGGGGACAGCTCAACGAGGCGATCCGACGCTTGAATCGGGCGGTGATCGCCGGAGAAGGGGCCGCGTTCGAAACGGAAGCGCGATGGCTCTTGGGATTGGCACGCGAGCAACTCGGGCAGGGCGATCAGGCACGCCGCGAATGGGCGGCATTGGTGCGGCTGGGAATCGTCGATGAATTCGTCGAAAAAGCTCAAGCCAAACTGCAACCTACCCCCGCAAACCCGCGATCGAAACCGGAGGCACCATGA
- a CDS encoding bile acid:sodium symporter family protein produces MAGKDGQNWLNRHIDWFLVGMLTAVLLAWRFPGPGASGGWMQPEILTKGGVALVFFLHGLGLPFAALKAGTLRWPLHLLIQSCTFLAFPLMAMGWIALVGERLPAGLSLGFFYLGALPSTVSSSVALTAAARGNVSVAVFNATISALLGVILTPLWLTVQTPHGQATLPLGPVVLDLTIWLVLPLTIGQLLRPVWGAWAARNKWLTSKIDRGTILLLVYTSFCESFQRDIWSEQGWEPMVLTVIGTVILLVGALTLTSVACRICGFDREDRIAAVFCGSKKTLASGVPMAALIFGTHAEMGQILLPIMLYHPIQLIVCGVLAGRWANRPQIPA; encoded by the coding sequence ATGGCTGGGAAAGATGGGCAGAATTGGCTGAATCGGCATATCGATTGGTTTCTGGTGGGCATGCTGACGGCGGTGCTGTTGGCGTGGCGATTTCCCGGACCGGGGGCAAGCGGCGGGTGGATGCAGCCGGAAATCCTCACCAAAGGCGGAGTTGCGCTGGTGTTCTTTCTGCACGGTTTGGGCCTGCCGTTCGCGGCACTCAAAGCCGGCACTCTCCGCTGGCCATTGCATCTCCTCATCCAGTCCTGCACATTTTTGGCGTTCCCGCTGATGGCGATGGGCTGGATTGCCCTGGTCGGCGAGCGATTACCCGCCGGGCTATCGCTGGGATTCTTCTATCTGGGTGCATTGCCGTCCACGGTTTCCTCATCGGTCGCGCTAACCGCCGCTGCTCGCGGAAATGTCTCCGTGGCGGTCTTTAACGCGACGATTTCCGCCTTGCTGGGCGTGATTCTCACTCCGCTTTGGCTGACGGTACAAACACCGCACGGCCAGGCCACGTTGCCGCTGGGGCCGGTGGTTCTCGATCTGACAATCTGGCTGGTTTTGCCACTGACCATCGGTCAACTGCTTCGCCCAGTGTGGGGAGCCTGGGCCGCCCGCAACAAGTGGCTGACCTCCAAAATCGATCGCGGTACGATTCTTCTGCTGGTCTACACATCATTCTGCGAATCGTTTCAGCGGGACATCTGGAGCGAGCAGGGATGGGAACCGATGGTGCTGACCGTCATCGGTACGGTGATCCTTCTGGTCGGCGCGCTCACTCTCACGTCGGTGGCCTGTCGGATCTGCGGATTTGATCGGGAGGATCGAATTGCAGCCGTGTTTTGCGGCTCGAAAAAGACCTTGGCATCGGGTGTCCCCATGGCGGCATTAATCTTTGGCACACACGCGGAAATGGGCCAAATTTTATTGCCAATCATGCTGTATCACCCGATTCAATTGATTGTCTGCGGTGTGCTGGCCGGTCGCTGGGCAAATCGCCCGCAAATCCCGGCATGA
- a CDS encoding glycoside hydrolase family 88 protein: protein MIRRFDIRIARLVLIGVIGVGILANLMAEPDAATKQQLRRLKSELDDAMRVADREAITRISTKAATSLGDDAGIPEAPDTLKPVNADTKPLTTEEIRRGFDRYRQRIPQARWWKIGLEPTRTPHLPRELATILDGCLLARGLNPVHDAELLKEARDIGDFLKWAQKQGGRGCYPFPAARNQKGRPFEVAEQFLRKAEADGKLDELIHQGWVIDDLDDGGLQFDNGLAGVAMFHLAEATGNAEYRQSAIQAADWAISRRIVTNWNYNSFSVYLLAEAFRVTNDRKYLESAKSKALLGVIPGQLRAGKHRGRWADAHNARPAYHYIMIRGLAALLRVMPANDPDTNTVRECMQRALLARNPDFQRGILNAESTVEALWQIHQLSPDQRTALGDCQIPLVWQQLERTTAEGMRAGRYPLSPGAMAAILRFLADSRPLPASEK from the coding sequence ATGATTCGTCGATTTGATATTCGAATTGCCCGGCTCGTGTTGATCGGCGTGATCGGGGTCGGCATCCTCGCCAATCTAATGGCCGAGCCAGATGCCGCGACGAAGCAACAACTGCGTCGGTTGAAATCGGAACTCGATGATGCCATGCGGGTTGCGGATCGGGAGGCCATCACCCGGATTTCGACCAAGGCCGCGACGTCGCTGGGTGACGATGCCGGCATTCCCGAAGCGCCCGACACGTTGAAGCCGGTGAATGCCGACACCAAGCCGCTGACCACAGAGGAAATCCGCCGCGGGTTCGATCGCTATCGTCAGCGAATTCCACAGGCCCGCTGGTGGAAGATCGGCCTGGAACCGACGAGGACTCCGCATCTGCCACGGGAGTTGGCGACGATTTTGGACGGCTGTCTGCTCGCTCGCGGGCTGAATCCGGTGCACGATGCCGAGCTGTTGAAGGAGGCCCGCGACATTGGCGATTTCCTCAAGTGGGCCCAAAAACAAGGCGGGCGTGGCTGCTATCCCTTCCCGGCCGCACGAAATCAGAAGGGGCGGCCGTTTGAGGTGGCCGAGCAATTCCTTCGCAAGGCCGAAGCGGACGGCAAGCTCGACGAACTGATCCATCAGGGCTGGGTAATCGATGATTTGGACGATGGCGGCTTGCAGTTCGATAACGGGCTGGCGGGGGTCGCCATGTTCCATCTGGCCGAAGCGACGGGAAATGCCGAATATCGACAATCTGCGATTCAAGCAGCCGATTGGGCGATTTCCCGCCGAATCGTCACGAATTGGAATTACAACAGTTTCAGTGTCTATCTGCTGGCGGAAGCGTTTCGCGTCACCAACGACCGAAAGTATCTGGAATCGGCGAAATCCAAGGCATTATTGGGCGTGATTCCGGGACAACTGCGGGCGGGGAAACATCGCGGTCGTTGGGCCGATGCCCACAATGCGCGGCCCGCATATCATTACATCATGATTCGTGGATTGGCGGCGTTGCTTCGAGTGATGCCCGCGAATGATCCCGATACGAACACGGTGCGGGAATGCATGCAACGGGCGCTATTGGCCCGGAATCCCGATTTCCAACGTGGAATCCTCAACGCCGAATCGACGGTCGAAGCGCTGTGGCAAATCCACCAATTATCCCCCGACCAACGAACCGCTCTGGGCGATTGCCAAATTCCGCTTGTCTGGCAGCAATTGGAACGCACCACCGCCGAGGGCATGCGTGCCGGACGCTATCCGCTCTCGCCAGGTGCCATGGCCGCCATCTTGCGATTCCTCGCCGACTCTCGCCCACTCCCGGCATCCGAAAAATGA
- a CDS encoding phosphoribosylanthranilate isomerase: MIPRVKICCISSVREARIAIAAGASALGLVSAMPSGPGVIDEATIAEIATIVPPGVASFLLTSATDVDAIIAQQQRTQVNTLQLCDRLERGTLSDLRSALPGIALVQVVHVVGDEAIVEAREAEQAGAHAILLDSGDPRLPVKQLGGTSRRHDWRISRKIRESLQIPLFLAGGLRPENLRDAVETVGPFGLDLCTGVRTDGLLDAEKLQQFMLTIRGLATSFPGTYGNPS; encoded by the coding sequence ATGATTCCGCGAGTCAAAATTTGCTGCATTTCAAGCGTGCGTGAAGCTCGGATAGCGATTGCGGCGGGGGCATCGGCATTGGGGTTGGTGTCGGCCATGCCGAGCGGACCTGGCGTCATCGACGAGGCGACAATCGCGGAAATTGCCACCATCGTGCCGCCCGGAGTGGCGTCGTTTCTGCTCACCAGCGCGACCGATGTGGATGCCATCATCGCGCAACAGCAACGTACCCAGGTCAATACGCTGCAATTGTGCGATCGATTGGAGCGTGGCACACTCAGCGACTTGCGGTCGGCACTGCCCGGCATCGCACTGGTGCAGGTCGTGCATGTCGTGGGCGATGAAGCGATCGTGGAAGCCCGCGAAGCCGAGCAAGCGGGAGCCCACGCCATTCTGCTCGATTCCGGCGATCCCCGATTACCCGTGAAACAGCTCGGCGGGACCAGTCGCCGACACGATTGGCGAATCAGTCGCAAGATTCGAGAATCGCTGCAAATTCCCTTGTTTTTGGCAGGCGGATTGCGGCCCGAGAATCTCCGCGATGCCGTCGAAACCGTTGGCCCGTTCGGACTCGATCTCTGCACCGGCGTGCGAACCGATGGCCTACTCGACGCCGAAAAACTTCAGCAATTCATGCTCACCATTCGCGGATTGGCGACATCGTTCCCAGGAACCTACGGAAACCCATCATGA
- a CDS encoding glycosyltransferase, translated as MPITLLSIGSQGDFQPFLALACGLKAAGFPVKLASAAHFAEQATTRGIDFVPMRADYLRLLQSESGKSALSKNPWAAQRQLRETVEPMAQELLDDCWQATDDATALIVHPKVLAGPHLAEKRGIPIWIGFFLPILTPTGDYPFPLLPIPSLGRWLNRQSYRILSLASMPFRKRIQTWRTETLGLPATRNWDANRLADGTPIPIWYAFSPELIPRASDWGDEIAITGSWELPANPSWNPPESLTNFLATGDPPVYFGFGSMVAEHSEPLTRTIIDTIESLGIRAIIASGWGGLQPPNDHPQILGIDAAPHDWLFPQCAAIVHHGGAGTTHAAARSGKPMLICPFFADQPFWGKRMQQLGVAEPPIPIRRVTVANLTRAVRALLSWSERRHRAESLGQRMQRENGIAPVIESLRRAGFRPQSSGESG; from the coding sequence ATGCCGATTACACTGCTAAGCATCGGTTCACAAGGCGATTTTCAACCGTTCTTGGCGTTGGCATGCGGCCTCAAAGCGGCTGGTTTCCCCGTCAAACTCGCAAGCGCGGCCCATTTTGCCGAGCAAGCCACCACGCGCGGCATCGATTTTGTGCCAATGCGAGCGGATTATCTCCGGCTCTTGCAATCGGAATCTGGGAAATCCGCCCTGTCGAAAAATCCATGGGCCGCCCAACGTCAACTCCGCGAGACGGTCGAACCGATGGCTCAGGAGTTGCTCGACGACTGTTGGCAGGCCACCGACGATGCCACGGCGTTGATCGTCCATCCGAAAGTGCTCGCCGGGCCACACCTTGCGGAAAAGCGCGGCATTCCCATCTGGATTGGCTTTTTCCTGCCGATCCTCACACCCACCGGCGATTATCCGTTTCCGCTACTGCCAATTCCCTCGCTGGGTCGCTGGTTGAATCGGCAAAGTTACCGCATTCTGTCGCTGGCATCGATGCCGTTTCGCAAGCGCATCCAAACATGGCGAACGGAGACTCTGGGCCTACCAGCGACTCGGAATTGGGACGCGAATCGGCTGGCGGACGGGACACCGATTCCGATTTGGTACGCATTCAGCCCCGAATTGATTCCGCGTGCCAGCGATTGGGGCGACGAGATTGCGATTACCGGCAGTTGGGAACTCCCCGCCAATCCGAGTTGGAATCCGCCCGAATCGCTGACCAACTTTCTCGCGACGGGGGATCCCCCGGTCTATTTCGGGTTTGGCAGCATGGTCGCCGAGCATTCCGAACCGCTCACGCGAACGATCATCGACACCATTGAATCGCTTGGAATTCGGGCGATTATCGCCAGCGGTTGGGGTGGGTTGCAGCCTCCTAACGATCATCCGCAGATTCTCGGAATCGACGCGGCTCCGCATGATTGGCTGTTTCCGCAGTGTGCGGCGATTGTGCATCATGGTGGGGCAGGCACAACGCATGCCGCCGCCCGATCGGGTAAACCGATGTTGATCTGTCCATTCTTTGCGGATCAACCATTCTGGGGGAAGCGGATGCAGCAACTGGGTGTGGCGGAGCCGCCAATTCCGATTCGCCGCGTGACGGTGGCGAACCTCACTCGAGCGGTGCGGGCTCTGTTGTCGTGGTCGGAACGACGGCATCGGGCCGAATCGCTTGGCCAACGGATGCAACGCGAGAACGGAATCGCCCCCGTGATTGAATCGCTCCGACGTGCAGGATTCCGGCCCCAATCATCAGGAGAAAGCGGATGA
- a CDS encoding GNAT family N-acetyltransferase translates to MFRIRDAAAVELELVRELLREYAQSLNFSLCFQNFEQELAELPGEYAPPSGGLWLAWADGQPIGCVALRRFDDTDAELKRLYVRPIARGRGCGEQLLQHALRAAQLRGYAQIRLDTTPTMQAAIALYRRLGFREIPAYGLNPIPGALYLAKNLSDRENADSSPTCADFS, encoded by the coding sequence ATGTTCCGCATCCGCGATGCCGCCGCCGTGGAGTTGGAGTTGGTCCGCGAATTGTTACGGGAATATGCCCAATCACTGAATTTCTCGCTCTGCTTTCAGAATTTCGAGCAGGAATTGGCGGAGTTGCCGGGCGAATATGCCCCACCATCGGGCGGATTATGGCTGGCATGGGCAGATGGCCAGCCGATCGGCTGCGTGGCGTTGCGGCGATTCGATGACACCGATGCCGAACTCAAGCGATTGTACGTGCGGCCCATCGCTCGTGGCCGGGGGTGCGGCGAACAGTTGTTGCAGCATGCGTTGCGGGCTGCGCAATTGCGGGGATACGCGCAGATTCGTCTGGATACCACGCCGACGATGCAAGCTGCGATTGCACTCTATCGGCGATTGGGCTTCCGAGAAATCCCCGCCTATGGATTGAATCCGATACCTGGAGCGCTATATCTGGCGAAAAATCTGAGCGATCGGGAAAATGCCGATTCATCACCGACTTGTGCCGACTTCTCGTGA
- a CDS encoding alpha/beta hydrolase — translation MRLLFSSFLSCGLVLQLVGTLTAADPVELPDLVYASPSGTELRLDFVRPSGDGPFPVVICIHGGGWQFGSRKEYRDLQLNFAKMGIASASVQYRFAPKHRFPAPLDDVRSAMEHLRDSAATLRISPQQMAVLGGSAGGHLALLVAANPPKGITVRAVLNFAGPTDLARFRATPNGDRALKQAIQRDSADLLSDLLGTTDRTAAIYRDASPLAQLTAKMPPVFTIHGKADDIVPFEQAELLHAELKRLGVKQQLFPIPNGNHDVASWSETSRVLSIVAGMEFLKQQLRMIADNPSREVGTSR, via the coding sequence ATGCGTCTTTTGTTTTCCAGCTTCCTTTCGTGCGGGTTAGTCCTGCAACTTGTGGGCACCCTCACAGCAGCCGATCCCGTCGAACTCCCCGATCTCGTCTATGCCTCACCCAGCGGAACGGAACTACGATTGGACTTTGTCCGGCCATCGGGAGACGGCCCGTTTCCGGTTGTGATTTGCATTCATGGCGGCGGTTGGCAGTTCGGTAGTCGCAAGGAATACCGCGATTTGCAACTCAATTTCGCCAAAATGGGCATCGCCTCCGCATCGGTCCAGTATCGATTCGCGCCCAAGCATCGATTCCCGGCACCGCTCGACGATGTGCGATCCGCAATGGAGCATCTGCGAGACTCGGCAGCAACGTTGCGAATCTCTCCGCAGCAGATGGCCGTGTTGGGTGGATCGGCGGGTGGGCATCTCGCGCTGTTGGTCGCTGCGAATCCGCCCAAGGGAATCACCGTGCGAGCGGTGCTCAATTTCGCGGGTCCGACCGATCTCGCCCGATTTCGCGCGACTCCCAATGGCGATCGCGCATTAAAGCAAGCGATTCAGCGCGATTCTGCCGATTTATTGTCCGACTTACTGGGGACCACCGACCGCACGGCCGCAATCTACCGCGATGCCTCGCCGCTTGCCCAACTTACCGCGAAGATGCCGCCGGTCTTCACGATTCATGGCAAAGCCGACGATATTGTCCCATTCGAACAAGCCGAACTTTTGCATGCCGAACTGAAGCGACTCGGTGTCAAGCAGCAACTCTTCCCGATTCCGAATGGCAACCACGATGTCGCCAGTTGGAGCGAAACCAGCCGCGTGCTGTCGATCGTCGCGGGGATGGAATTTCTCAAGCAGCAACTGCGGATGATTGCGGACAACCCCTCACGAGAAGTCGGCACAAGTCGGTGA
- a CDS encoding SDR family NAD(P)-dependent oxidoreductase yields the protein MMSKRPVAWVTGSGKRRVGWHIADQLAAQGYDLIIHYRSSEREAIETAAHLESRGSRVLTVQADLADESQVTRMVEQATNWAPQIDVLVNAAAIWERKPLEEVTADDVRKHFDTNTLGTFLMCQKIGLRMVQQPTGGCIINIGDWAEIRPYLGYAAYFPSKGGVSTLTRTMAVELGTRNPRVRVNAILPGPVMLPPDLPEAERNEAINATLVKREGTPQHVAMAALALIENDFITGVLLPVDGGRSVYAPENPQQE from the coding sequence ATGATGAGCAAACGACCGGTAGCATGGGTGACAGGCAGCGGGAAGCGGCGCGTGGGTTGGCACATCGCCGATCAGTTGGCCGCGCAGGGATACGATCTCATCATTCACTACCGATCATCGGAACGTGAGGCGATTGAAACCGCCGCGCATCTCGAAAGTCGCGGCAGTCGGGTTCTCACCGTTCAGGCCGATCTCGCGGATGAATCGCAAGTGACCCGAATGGTCGAACAAGCGACGAATTGGGCTCCTCAGATTGACGTGCTGGTCAACGCCGCCGCCATTTGGGAACGCAAACCGTTGGAAGAAGTCACCGCCGATGATGTGCGGAAACACTTTGATACCAACACGTTAGGCACGTTCCTGATGTGTCAAAAAATCGGCCTCCGGATGGTGCAACAACCAACGGGTGGGTGCATCATCAATATCGGCGATTGGGCGGAGATTCGGCCGTATCTCGGCTATGCGGCATACTTTCCGTCGAAGGGCGGCGTCTCGACGCTGACTCGGACAATGGCGGTGGAACTGGGCACCCGCAATCCTCGAGTTCGGGTGAACGCGATTCTTCCGGGGCCAGTGATGTTGCCGCCGGATCTGCCGGAAGCGGAGCGCAACGAGGCCATCAACGCCACGTTGGTGAAGCGAGAAGGAACGCCTCAACATGTGGCCATGGCGGCACTTGCGCTCATCGAAAATGACTTCATCACCGGCGTGCTTCTGCCAGTCGATGGCGGTCGGTCGGTCTATGCACCAGAAAATCCGCAACAGGAGTAG
- a CDS encoding DUF1501 domain-containing protein, protein MLDCHGGSPRSGDRWNRRQFLKIGTLGLGGFSLVDLLRARARAAESGSPFSPNRKAVIQIWQAGGPSHLDMYDLKPNAPAEVRGEFKPIATNVPGIQISEHLPLQARVMDKMAIVRSAYHTNAGHGMGSQWMLTGYQPTIEVNDNIYPACGSVVAKMKGPNEPGLPAYVTLPRLLNLGKAAYLGASYNPFFPDDDPQNGGFQVRNLRMPGRVNSQRLERRRELLTDLDGIRRDLDLRGDMQGLDTFYREAMEMVTSPKAQKAFDVHKEPVALRDRYGRNSLGQCLLLARRLVEAGVTYVTIQAGGGWDTHGDNFKELKNNLLPAFDRGVAALVEDLADRGLQDDVLVMAMGEFGRTPKINGSAGRDHWPGAMSVLFAGGGLKMGQAIGDTNSLAEYPITKPYTPGCVLSTMYRVLGIDHHHAFYDPAQRPLAILPEGEPIPELIG, encoded by the coding sequence ATGTTGGATTGTCATGGTGGCAGCCCGCGTTCCGGCGATCGATGGAATCGTCGGCAGTTTTTGAAAATCGGCACGCTCGGTCTGGGCGGATTCTCGCTGGTCGATCTGCTGCGGGCACGGGCTCGTGCGGCGGAGTCCGGCAGTCCGTTCTCGCCCAATCGCAAGGCCGTCATTCAGATTTGGCAGGCGGGCGGCCCATCGCATCTGGATATGTACGATTTGAAGCCGAATGCCCCGGCGGAAGTGCGTGGCGAATTCAAACCGATTGCCACGAATGTGCCCGGCATTCAGATTTCCGAGCATCTGCCGCTGCAAGCGCGGGTCATGGACAAAATGGCGATCGTCCGATCGGCATATCACACGAACGCCGGTCATGGCATGGGTTCGCAGTGGATGCTCACCGGGTATCAGCCTACGATCGAAGTCAACGACAACATCTATCCCGCGTGTGGATCGGTAGTTGCGAAGATGAAGGGGCCGAATGAACCCGGATTGCCCGCTTATGTCACCCTGCCCCGACTGTTGAATCTGGGCAAAGCGGCGTATCTGGGCGCTTCGTACAATCCGTTCTTTCCCGATGACGATCCTCAGAATGGTGGCTTCCAGGTGCGCAACTTGCGGATGCCCGGTCGGGTCAATTCGCAACGGTTGGAGCGCCGACGCGAGTTACTTACCGACCTGGACGGAATCCGACGCGATCTCGACCTCCGTGGCGATATGCAGGGGCTGGACACCTTCTACCGCGAAGCGATGGAGATGGTCACCAGTCCCAAGGCCCAGAAAGCCTTTGATGTTCACAAAGAACCCGTGGCACTGCGGGACCGATACGGTCGGAACTCGTTGGGCCAATGTCTGTTGCTGGCGCGTCGCTTGGTCGAAGCGGGGGTCACCTATGTCACCATTCAGGCCGGCGGCGGCTGGGACACGCACGGCGACAACTTCAAGGAATTGAAGAACAATTTGCTCCCCGCCTTTGATCGCGGCGTGGCGGCGCTGGTGGAAGATTTGGCCGATCGCGGCCTGCAAGACGATGTGCTGGTCATGGCGATGGGCGAATTTGGTCGCACGCCCAAAATCAACGGCTCCGCTGGGCGAGATCACTGGCCGGGTGCCATGTCGGTCCTGTTCGCCGGCGGCGGGCTGAAGATGGGCCAAGCCATTGGTGACACCAACAGCCTGGCCGAATACCCCATCACGAAACCCTACACTCCGGGCTGCGTGCTTTCCACCATGTATCGCGTGCTGGGCATCGACCATCACCATGCCTTTTACGATCCGGCCCAGCGACCGCTCGCCATCCTTCCCGAGGGCGAACCGATCCCCGAATTGATCGGTTGA